The Triticum aestivum cultivar Chinese Spring chromosome 3A, IWGSC CS RefSeq v2.1, whole genome shotgun sequence genome includes a region encoding these proteins:
- the LOC123062909 gene encoding serine/threonine-protein kinase rio2, whose product MKLDVNALRYLSKDDFRVLTACEMGMRNHEIVPAELVDRIAGLKHGGTYKVLRNLLKNKLVHHDCKKYDGFRLTYLGYDFLAIKTLVNRGVFASVGRQIGVGKESDIFEVATEDGTVLAMKLHRLGRTSFRAVKSKRDYLAHRRSFNWLYLSRLAALKEFAFMKALGDHGFPVPTAVDCNRHCVIMSLVPGYPLVQIRELQNPDDVFDKILGLVIRLAEHGLIHCDFNEFNIMIDDDETVTMIDFPQMVSVSHRNAQMYFDRDIGCIYKFFNKRFNLTEKGGQDGSETDDDDSGRPSFLSIQKSSGALDKELAASGFTKKEQVEIEKFIDENAEEHDSGSDDEDSTSEQESEGSDAVSAEISSLKIVDQDPAGVPDLVVMDSDKHETLSKEHATSTSPSGENKSTDPTDDGIEDPNGAESGGDDDDDSSEDTEDEDDALLTKQLNKQRKRAMAAALGRRRPLNSRNAYKDKGKGTMNSKIQRQACQW is encoded by the exons ATGAAGCTCGACGTGAACGCCCTCCGCTACCTCTCCAAGGATGACTTCCGCGTCCTCACCGCCTGCGAGATGGGCATGCGCAAC CACGAAATCGTGCCCGCGGAGCTCGTCGACCGTATCGCCGGACTGAA GCATGGAGGCACATATAAAGTGCTGCGGAATCTGTTGAAGAACAAACTGGTGCACCATGATTGTAAAAAGT ATGATGGGTTTCGGCTCACATACCTTGGGTATGACTTCCTCGCCATAAAAACTTTGGTTAATCGTGGAGTCTTTGCTTCGGTTGGTCGCCAAATCGGTGTTGGAAAAGAGTCAG ATATATTTGAGGTTGCCACGGAGGATGGAACAGTGTTGGCCATGAAGCTTCATAGGTTGGGTAGGACATCTTTTAGGGCTGTCAAATCAAAGCGTGACTATTTAGCCCACCGGAGGAGCTTTAACTGGCTATACCTATCACGACTTGCGGCCCTAAAGGAATTTGCTTTTATGAAG GCTTTAGGAGACCATGGATTCCCTGTTCCCACAGCGGTGGACTGCAATCGGCACTGTGTCATTATGTCACTTGTGCCGGGATATCCACT TGTTCAGATAAGAGAATTGCAAAATCCAGATGATGTTTTTGACAAAATTCTTGGTCTTGTAATTCGTTTGGCGGAGCATGGGCTGATACATTGTGATTTTAATGAATTCAATATCATG ATTGACGATGATGAAACTGTTACGATGATCGACTTCCCACAGATGGTATCTGTTTCGCACCGGAATGCCCAGAT GTATTTTGATCGAGATATTGGGTGTATCTACAAGTTCTTCAACAAAAG GTTCAATCTTACAGAGAAAGGTGGACAAGATGGTTCTGAAACTGATGATGATGACAGTGGCAGACCGTCCTTTCTATCCATTCAAAAGTCTTCTGGTGCCTTGGACAAAGAACTAGCTGCCAGTGGCTTCACCAAAAAAGAGCAAGTTGAGATAGAAAAG TTCATTGATGAGAATGCTGAAGAACACGATTCCGGCTCAGATGATGAGGATTCAACATCAGAACAGGAAAGTGAAGGTAGCGATGCCGTGTCTGCTGAAATCAGTTCCTTGAAAATAGTAGACCAG GACCCTGCAGGTGTGCCTGATCTTGTTGTGATGGATTCAGATAAACATGAAACTTTATCTAAAGAG CATGCAACAAGCACAAGTCCCAGTGGCGAGAACAAATCGACAGATCCAACCGACGATGGCATCGAGGACCCTAACGGAGCCGAATCaggaggcgacgacgacgatgactcGTCTGAGGATACTGAGGATGAGGACGACGCATTGCTGACAAAGCAGCTGAACAAGCAAAGAAAAAGGGCGATGGCAGCTGCCCTCGGGCGGAGAAGGCCCCTCAACTCGAGGAACGCCTACAAGGATAAGGGTAAGGGCACCATGAACTCCAAGATCCAGAGGCAAGCCTGCCAATGGTGA
- the LOC123062910 gene encoding MLO-like protein 1, protein MEGGELEVDALEYTPTWIVAGVCSLIVTVSLAAERCLHYLGKTLKKKHQKALFEALLKVKEELMLLGFISLLMTVSQDVIQRTCIPPSWTNYLLPCKRMEERSVVDLGGRRLLPKSVPRSDHCKNKGKVPLLSLEALHQLHIFIFVLAITHVIFSVLTMVLGGAKIRQWRHWEAEIHKNDAGNGPKKLTNVQQFEFIRERFNGVGQESTMLSWMHSFVKQFYASVTKSDYATMRLGFIMTHCRGNLKFGFHRYMVRALEADFKKVVGIRWYLWIFVVIFMLLNVNGWHTYFWISFLPLILLLAVGTKLEHVIAQLAHDVAEKHSAIEGDLVVNPSDEYFWCGKPRVILYLIHFILFQNAFEIALFFWILTTYGFNSCIMDHVPFIVPRLVIGVVIQLLCSYSTLPLYAIVTQMGTFFKKEIFDDHIQQGLVGWAQKARMRAESSKDAAAAAAAGTTRHGASSRLEMLRRAAAMMQCRRALPR, encoded by the exons ATGGAGGGCGGGGAGCTGGAGGTGGACGCGCTGGAGTACACGCCGACGTGGATCGTTGCGGGGGTCTGCTCCCTCATCGTgaccgtctccctcgccgccgagCGGTGCCTCCATTACCTCGGCAAG aCGCTCAAGAAGAAGCACCAGAAGGCGCTCTTCGAGGCTCTCCTCAAGGTGAAGGAAG AGCTGATGCTTCTGGGCTTCATCTCCCTGCTGATGACGGTGTCCCAAGATGTGATCCAGAGGACGTGCATTCCCCCTAGCTGGACCAACTACCTGCTGCCCTGCAAGAGGATGGAGGAGCGTTCTGTCGTCGATCTCGGCGGTCGCCGGCTGCTTCCTAAGAGCGTGCCGCGGTCCGACCATTGCAAGAACAAG GGAAAAGTTCCTTTGCTGTCACTCGAAGCGTTACATCAGTTGCACATTTTCATTTTTGTTCTGGCTATCACCCATGTGATTTTCAGTGTTCTGACCATGGTTTTAGGAGGAGCCAAG ATTCGCCAATGGAGACACTGGGAGGCTGAAATTCATAAAAACGATGCAGGAAACG GACCTAAGAAGTTGACCAACGTTCAACAATTTGAATTCATCAGGGAACGTTTTAATGGCGTTGGCCAGGAGTCTACGATGTTGAGCTGGATG CATTCTTTTGTTAAGCAGTTTTACGCGTCGGTCACTAAATCGGACTACGCGACCATGCGACTCGGTTTCATCATG ACGCATTGCCGGGGGAACCTGAAATTTGGCTTCCACAGATACATGGTGCGAGCCTTGGAGGCCGATTTCAAGAAGGTGGTTGGCATAAG GTGGTACCTGTGGATATTCGTGGTGATATTCATGCTGCTGAACGTCAATG GCTGGCACACCTACTTCTGGATCTCCTTCCTTCCTCTCATC CTCCTGCTGGCCGTGGGCACGAAGCTGGAGCACGTGATAGCTCAGCTGGCGCACGACGTCGCGGAGAAGCACTCGGCGATCGAGGGCGACCTGGTGGTGAACCCGTCCGACGAGTACTTCTGGTGCGGTAAACCCAGGGTGATCCTCTACCTCATCCACTTCATCCTCTTCCAGAACGCCTTCGAGATCGCGCTCTTCTTCTGGATTCTC ACCACCTACGGGTTCAACTCGTGCATCATGGACCACGTCCCCTTCATCGTGCCGAGGCTCGTCATCGG GGTGGTCATCCAGCTGCTGTGCAGCTACAGCACCCTGCCGCTGTACGCGATCGTGACACAGATGGGGACCTTCTTCAAGAAGGAGATCTTCGACGATCACATCCAGCAGGGGCTGGTGGGGTGGGCGCAGAAGGCCAGGATGAGGGCAGAGTCATCCAAggatgctgctgccgctgccgccgccggaacCACCAGGCACGGCGCCTCCTCCCGGCTGGAGATGCTGCGGCGAGCCGCCGCCATGATGCAGTGCCGCCGCGCGCTGCCAAGGTAG